From the Salvelinus alpinus chromosome 12, SLU_Salpinus.1, whole genome shotgun sequence genome, the window CCATCTGTTTAATTAGTGAGCCAATATGTTTTCAGcacatttatttccatgactgattaaAACTAATTTCTCATGCTCTGCAGCAGACAGTGAGCAATATGCTCCCAGATAGCACAAATACATCTGCCCAATGTCCTGCAGATTAATTTAGAATGCCTAAATTCTTCACTCTACATTGTTTAAACATCAGTTAGACAAACATTCTATTCTGATGTCTCATCGACATCTTCCCAATGTGCAAACGTGCTCCAAACGACACATTCCCCATGCAATTTCATAGGTCGGCCAAAGGTGTGCTTGTTATCTGGATTTGGAACAtcagcacctaagtatcgtgataacgCCTCAcaaggtccctggcaattctcaGCCCTACATTGTTCAATGCCCTCAATACAACAATTATCCCAACCAATTGGGCAGATAGGGTTACATCTAAACCCAAGGAGTGATGAGCACAATAGATTGTTTACCTGCTTCCTTCTCCTTGGTCTTCCTGGCTCCAGCCTTGGAAGCCTTCACCACATTGGGATCAGTGTTCTCAGTGGCCTTAGGCTTGGGCTCCTTCACCTTACCCCTGACTGCAAGCTGGAAAGGGAGGGTGAAGACGAACTACATTTTAACAGCAAACCCATGTTCAACACAATGTTTTGATGTAACGTTAACTTGTATATTAAACACCGATGCTCAAATGTGAATTAAAAAGGTGGCACCAAATCCAATAGGCACATTTGGCAGGTACGCTACCACAGGAAAGTATTTAATTGGTTGACATCTGTAGTCCTAGTTAATTATCCTAACCAAAAAAAGATAGGTAAGGGTCACTTACCCGAAACCTCCCCTGTGCGCCGCTTGCAGTGTAGTTAGGTGGCCTCACTAATACCCCGCTCTCGATTCCTTTGTTCAGGGTCTTGCGCATCATGTACTTCAACCTCACCTGGTCCAAAGATGGATATTTATCTGTTATGTAGTTACGAATGGCCTGCGAGGAAACACCCTTTCGAGAGTCCAATTCCTGCAGCGCTTCTTTGACCATTATCATCGTTGGTGGATGAAGGGGGGTTTTCCGTGCAACATCAGGTGCTTTGCTGGACTCTAACAAAATGAAAATGAACAATTTATAACCGTAAACTAACAAAATATCAGGATACCCTTATTGGCCTAAACAACACATGCGTTACAAACCGGATTTGGCTTTTCCCGACACTTTCTCATCTTTATTGGGAGATTCAGAAGATGCGATTCCTTCTTCGGAAGCTACCGTTTTTTTAGGTGCCATTTCCTAACGATAAATCTTAAATTACCTTAAAAACAGAACGCCTATTTCTCGCCTTTAAAACCGGATTGGATTCCAAATTTATGCACTCCAAACAACTCCGCAGCAAACCACGTGGTTATTCAAACAGGTGTTCACGGTTATTAGGTAGGCTACCACTCAGGACATATCCCACTAGTGTGAAGTCGATTCCTTTCCTCGcctctttttcttctttgcaTCCTTTCCTTTATTGCTCTGATGAGCTGCTTACATTTACTGCTCTGGCCTATTAAACACGATTCACCAAACATACATGAAATGTGAAAACCCTTAAgcttcgatcacaccgacagtgttattgcattttggtacaccagaagtacattcatttccaatggaacactGCGTTTGCAGCATtgtgttgcagaggcagttgcagtgtgttctgtgtggtgcatatgttggatttatcgaacTATGCATCAAACTGTATGCTTAGACGGCTTGAaggaaatggtagcagaaggtgaatgttgaacttttgttgcatgcTTATCCAGAGGATGTTGCGTACCATTTTGCATAAAAACATGGTAGGTGTGATGAAGGCTTTACACCTAGATCACACGGACTGAGTCATTGCGTTTTGGTTACATCAGaagtacattaatttccaatggaacgctgcgtttgcaTTGCAGCGGAAGTTGCAATGCATTCTGTGTGGTCCAtatgttggatttatcgaacTAGACTTGACAGAAAGTAGCAAACTGTGAATGTTGAACTTCACACATGTCTAGTAAAAAATATTGTGGGattacataatttaaaaaaaagtgtgactccagaatttcattacattttttataaaactGATTTACAAAGTAAAAAACATTATTTATTCGATGATATCTACACATTTGTGACAGCCTATAATATAATTTATCTTCAAAATGCATAGTTGAAGGAAATTACAATAATAAATAGTCAAGATAGTAGAGAGTAGGCTCTCTCAACAATGAGACCAATGTTGCAAAAGGTGGTCTTGATCGTGCTGTTGGACTGGGACCAGCCCCGCCGAAAGCTCTGGTCTGTGTGGGTCCAGGGATGGTTGAAGTCCCAAAAGCAGGCaggggagttccaccgtctcatTCAAGAGCTTTGACTGTTTGGAGAGGAATTCCAAAGCTACTTTTGTCTGGACCGAAGCCAGTTCGATCACCTGCTCCAGATGGTTGGAGACAGGATCGCCCGGATGGATACCAACTACCGGGAGTCCATCAGCCCAATTGAACGCCTGGCCATTTGTCTCCGGTAAGGAAAATGCAAATGACTTTTGACTTTGATACCGTAATTGATTGATATTAgatatacagcgcattcggaaagtattcagaccccttcactttttgcacattttgttacattacagcgttattctaaaatgtattaaagaacttcttatggctgcaggggcagtattgagtagcttggatgaaaggtgcccagaggtgcccagagtaaacggcctgctcctcagtcccagttgctaatatatgcatattattattagtattggatagaaaacactctgaagtttctaaaactgtttgaattatgtctgtgagtataacagaactcatatggcaggcaaaaacctgagaagaaatccaaacaggaagtgggaaatctgaggttggtcgattttcaactcatcgcctatcgaatacacagtgggaaatggatcagtttgcacttcctacggcttccactagatgtcaacagtctgtagaaccttgtctgatgcctctactgtgaagtggggccgaaggagacaggaatgagtcaggtctgccatgagctgaccatgctctgaccatgcgcgttcacatgagagcgagctctgttccatcgcacatctgaagtcagtggaattctccggttggaacgttattgaagatttatgttaaaaacatcctaaagattgattcaatacatcgtttgacatgtttctactgactgttacggaactttttgacatttcgtctgcttttagtgatcccgcttcctgactttggatttgtttaccaaacacgctaacaaaaatagctatttggacataaattatggacattaccgaacaaaacaaacatttcttgtggaagtgggagtcctgggagtgcattccgacgaagatgagcaaaggtaagtgaagatttataatgctatttatgagttttgttgactgcacaatttggcgggtaactgtatggcttccttttgtggctgaacactggtctcagatgattgaattttgtgcttttgctgtaaagcttttttgaaatctgacacagcggttgcattaagaacaagtgtatctttaattctatgtaaaacatgtatctttcatcaaagtttatgatgagtatttatgttatttgacgtggctctctgcaatttctccagatattttcgaggcatttctgaacatggcgccaatgtaaactgaggtttttggatataaatatgaactttatcgaacaaaacatatgtattgtgtaacatgaagtcctatgagtgtcatctgatgaagatcatcaaagattagtgattaattttatctctatttctgctttttgtgactcctgtctttggctggaaaaattgctgtgtttttctgtgatttcgctgtgacctaacataatcgtttgtggtggtttcgctgtaaagcctatttgaaatcggacactttggtgggattaacaacaagattgcctttaaaatggtataagatacatgtatgcttgaggaattttaattatgagatttctgttgtttgaatttggcgccctgccctttcactggctgttgtcatatcgatcccgttaacgggatttcagccataagaagttttaaagacaaaaacaggtttagaatttttggcaaatttatacaaaataaaaaaagacaacatcacatttacataagtattcagaccctttactcagtactttgttgaagcacctttggcagcgattacagcctcgagttttcttgggtatgacgctacaagcttggcacacctgtatattgggagtttctcccatttttctctgcagatcctctgaagctctgtcaggttggattgggagcgtcgctgctcagctattttcagatctctccagagatgtttgatcgggttcaagtctgggctctggctgggccactcaaggacattcagagatttgtcccgaaaccactcctgctttgtcttggctgtgtgtttagggtcgttgtcctgttgaaaggtgaaccgtcgccccagtctgaggtcctgagcgctctggagcaggttttcatcaaagatctctctgtactttgccccattcatcttttcctcaatcctgactagtctcccagaccctgccgctgaaacacatccccacagcatgatgctgtcaccaccatgcttcaccgtagggatgatgccaggtttcctccagaagtgacgcttggcattcaggccaacgagttcaatcttggttcagaaaatcttgtttgtcatggtctgagagtcctttagatgccttttggcaaactccaagcgggctgtcatgtgccttttcctgaggattggcttccgtctggccactctaccataaaggcctgattggtggagtgctgcggagatggttgtccttctggatggttctcccatttccacagatcGCTCGGTCAGagcgaccatcgggttcttggtcacctcccagccCAAGTCCATTCtcacctgattgctcagtttggccaagtggccagctctaggaagagtcttggtggttacaaacttcttccatttaagaatgatggaggccactgtgttcttggacccttccccagatctgtgcctctacgcAATCACTGTCCCGGAgccctacggacaattccttcgaccttatggcttggtttttgctctgacatgtactgtcaactgtggggccttatatagacatgtgtgtgcctttccaaatcatgtccaatcaattgaatttaccacaggtggactccaatcaagttgtagaaacatctcaaggatgatcaatggaaacaggatgctcctgagctcaatttcgagtctcatagcgagACTCaacatacttatgtaaataaggtttattTTAACcatgtgcaaacatttcaaaaaatcagtttttgctttgtcattatggggtattgtgtgtagattgatgaggggaaaaaaatatttactcaattttagaatacggctgtaacgtaacaaaatgtggaaaaagtcaaggggtctgaatactttccgaatgcactgtattttatgtgcaacctagctagctaaaggGCTTTCTAGTTAGTAGCCCCTATGTGATATCAGATGTACTTTCACAGAATGTTCATTAGGCCTATTACTTTTCCCAAAGTTTGTTTAAAATCCTTTTTTAATTATTAAATGTTACCAAATGAAAAGAATGTGGGTGCCTTCTGCCCTGATGAAGGTAGGCTAGTCTTCTCCAGGACCACTTGTTGTTCAAGACAGTTACAGTCATTCATTGCATTCCAATCTCATGAGGCCCTATCCTGGATACCAGCTGCCATTGCCAAGGCCTGTAAGGATGTTCAACAAATTACTGTCCAGGGCAAGGTTAGTTGTTGAATTTCGCCTTTGGGATTCTGGCAGCCCGGTGGAGAATGTTCCAGAGAGTTCTTGGTCTCAGCCCTTCAAATGTTGATGCCTGCGTGCTCTCCACAACTACCTGCGGAGGGCATCCCAGGAGCCGCTCCGGATGGAGATGGGCACGCCAAATGGTCACCTACCTGATGTCACCAGGGCAGGTGTCAACAATGCCCATAGACAGGCACTCCAGGTAAGGGAGAAGCTAACCACCTACTTCTCATTTCTAGCATGGCAGCATGCCGTGGAGTGAAACGTCTCTTTTAGGAGGCCACTAACACAAAGGTTATTTTAAGAACCTTCCACCATTGTCCATAAAATAGCATTTTTCCCTCAGTATATTTTATGTCTCATTGTTTCTCTTAGTTTGGAAGTGATATTAGGGGAAATTTGGGAGTAAAGACCACACCTCTCCCATTAACATCAGTGTTATACAGGAAACAACATGATAGGTATTTGTGTTATAAATATTTTTACAAAACAAttgaaagaggtgtgtgtgtgtgcatgtatgtgcgtGTAAATCACCTGTAATCTGTAAGAGGGCAGCAAGAGCATGTCTTTTTGGCACAAATGCAGACAGATACAGGGACTACTCATAAAGATGTAGTAGGGGGGCTTCAGACATGGCCATAAAGAGAAAGAGGGCAGGGCACTGGAGATCTGAGCTACAgagaggagtgggggagaggtgtgtgtgtgtctgaaaaaACTAAAAGTGAATGTGTAGCAACAATACAGGTACACACAAATGTCACCTTTAGTCTTGTAAAAGAACAACAAGAGTATCTGAATTCTGAGTTTCAATTCAATCACTTTTCATgcaatctaaactcagcaaaaaaagaaacgtcctctcactgtcaacggcGTTTATttacagcaaacttaacatgtgtacatatttgtatgaacataacaagaacaactgagacataaactgaacaagttccacatacATGTGACTAactgaaattgaataatgtgtccctgaacaaagggggggtcaaaatcaaaagtaacagtcagtatctggtatggccaccagctgcattaagtactgcagtgcatctcctcctcatggactgcaccagatttgccagttcttgctgtgagatgttaccccactcttccaccaaggcacctgcaagttcctggacatttctggggggatggccctagccctcaccctccgatccaacaggtcccagacgtcctcaatgggattgagatccgggctcttcgctggccatggcagaacactgacattcctgtcttgcaagaaatcactcacagaacgagcagtatggctggtggcattgtcatgctggagggtcatgtcaggatgagcctgcaggaagggtaccacatgagggaggaggatgtcttccctgtaacgcacagcgttgagattgcctgcaatgacaacaagctcagtccgatgatgctgtgacacaccgccccagaccatgatggaccctccacctccaaatcgatcccgctccagagtacaggcctcggtgtaacgctcctTCCTTCTACGATAAAcctgaatccgaccatcacccctggtgagacaaaactgcgactcgtcagagaagagcactttttgccaatcctgtctggtccagcgacggtgggttcgtgcccataggcgacgttgttgccggtgatgtctgctgaggacctgccttacaacaggcctacacgccctcagtccagcctctctcagcctattgcggacagtctgagcactgatggagggattgtgcgttcctggtgtaactcgggcagttgttgttgccatcctgtacctgtcccgcaggtgtgatgttcggatgtaccgatcctgtgcaggtgttgtaacacgtggtctgccactgtgaggacgaccagctgtccgtcctgtcttcctgtagtgctgtcttatgcgcctcacagtacggacattgcaatttattgccctggccacatctgcagtcctcatgcctccttgcagcatgcctaaggcacgttcatgcagatgagcagggaccatgggcatctttcttttggtgtttttcagagtcagtagaaaggcctctttagtgtcctaagttttcatagctgtgaccttaattgcctactgtctgtaagctgttagtgtcttaatgaccgttccacaagtgcatgttcattaattgtttatggttcattgaacaaacatgggaaacagtgtttaaaccctttacaatgaaaatctgtgaaggtatttggatttttactaattatctttgaaagacagggtccggaaaaagggccgtttctttttttgctgagtttatgtacaaCTAATAATGAATGCTATCCTAAGTATTGAGTAACTTTTTACTTTATGAATTTCATGAATTTTATACTCAAAAAGCCTACTAACATGGACATAGTAAGCGGAATAAGGACAGTTGGAAAATCTCAGttgcatttccttgattcctcgagtcctctctccttacctcccGATAAAACCTGACattccctctctctgaccttctcctccaatgggttttgagaaggaggctaGGAGAGAGGACGTGAGGAGTCAAGGAAATACAGTTTAGATCCtcccatggagagagagagagtaatacaGACAGTCAAACCTCCAGCACCGCATGGAGGCGCGTCAGGTGCTCTTCCCAACCTTGGCTGTGGATATATCATCCAGATATGCTGCTGCGTACTGCTGGTGGGGTCGAAGTACTCTGTTCATCAGCCATTGGAATGTGGGCGGGGCTCCGTGGAGACCGAACGGGAGCACCCGGTACTGATACAACCCGTCTGGTGTCGAAAACGCCGTCTTCTCCTGGGAGGAGGCTGCCAACGGTACCTGCCAATAACCTTTCGATACAGGAGCAGAGGCTACCGTCCGGTTTGGGCACCAACACGATGGGGCTGCACCATGCACTGTGGGACTCTTCCACGACCCCCATCCTCAGCATAGCCTCCACTTCCTGTTTCACGGCCTCCCTTCGGGCCTCCGAAATCTGATATGGCCTCTTTCGTACCGTTTCCCCAGGCCGGGTACGGATGTGGTGTTCAATGAGGGTCGTGCGGCCCGGCTTCTCGGAGAAGACCGCCGTGTTCCGATCGACGAGCTCCCTGAGCTCTTGCTTCTGGGCCGGGTCGAGGTCCTCATTGCTCGGGACCTCCACTGGTACCGTTGGCGTCCTGGGTCCCGACCCTAACACAGCCAAGGCTGTTCTCTCGTGCCACTTCTTCAACAGGTTCACGTGGTAAATCTGCTCTACCACGCTGCGTAAGGTGGTCGGTTGGGCTTCCCACACCTCCTTGGCGAGGTCTAGTAGGCCGTGTGGCCTCCTCCCATAGAGGGGTTCGAACGGGGAAACCCCAGTGGAGGATTGGGGTACTTCTCGGATTGAGAACATTAGGTGGGGTAGTAGCTGGTCCCAGTTCTTCCCTTCCTGCTCGATGACCTTCCGCAGCATCTGTTTGAGCGTTTTATTAAAGCGCTCGACGAGCCCATCCGTCTGCGGGTGAAAAACGAGGTCCGGATCTGCTTGATCTGCAGGAGGGCACACAACTCTTTCATGAGGCGGGACATAAACCACGTACCTTGGTCTGTCAGGATCTCGTTCGGGATGCCCACCCGACTAAAGAGGTGGAACAGCTCCCGGGCGATTCCATTGGACACTGCCGCCGTAGGGGAATGGCCTCGGGATACCGGGTGGCATAGTCCACTATTACCAAGATGTACCTGTATCCTCGTGTAGTCTTTACCAGGGGTCCCTCTATGTCCATGGCGATGCGTTCAAAGGGCACCCCGATTATTGGCAGGGGGACCAGAGGGTTTCGGAAGTGTGCTTTCGGGTCAGTGAGTTGACACTCCTGTCAGCTGCGACAGTAGTCTTCCACTGCCCTCCTCATCCCGGGCCAGTGGAACCGGGCGGCAATTCGTTCCCGGGTCTTCTCCATTCCCAGGTGCGCCCCCAACAGGTGAGTGTGGGCCAGCTGTAGAACGGTTCCTACGTACCGTCGGGGCAGCAACAGTACCTCTCAAAGTTCCCCCTGTTGGCGCGACACCTGATACAAAAGGTTATTCATAATTTGGAAATGGGAGTATCACCAGTCACTCACCCCCGGAAGTAGCTGTCCATCCACCGCTATCACTTGGGCGGCGGCAGCTTTCAAATTCGGATCCTCCCACTGGGCCGTCCCGAATTGTCCCCTCAGTTGACCCCTCACGGGAGTCTCGTCTGGCACCTCAAAATCGAGGAGGGGGAGGCTGGGCTCCTCTTCCAGTGGTTCCCCAGGGGGTTCGGGTTCCAGCTCCCCCTCCAACTCCGACTCCGGACCCGTAGAGTCAGgttggttaacttcttatggctgtaaGCGGAGCCTTGAGTAccctggaaagaggtggccatttcaaacggcctcgttctcaattcttgctcgtacaatatgcatattattattaatattgaatagaaaacactctctagtttctaaaaacgtttgaattatgtctctaagtgaaacagaaccctttttacagctcatttcctatccggaagtgagatttccaaaagctaaGTCGCTCTTCAAaagcttgtctatataaggtcatgtcacttaggactgtagaaacacgtcatacaccttcctctgggtctcatgcggaagtgagaacaGAAAGGAGTTGAATATCTCTTTCAGAGAATGCATACACCCTCTTTGAATGAGACGACCGCCATAATTTATTTTTCCTGAGGCGCGAACTCGGACAAGGACTCTCCACCTGGAAAACGGTCGTTCTCGATGAATATGACATCTGGCTTCgattttttttgatacatgtcacaatatcatcctaaagtatgttttttaaatatagtttaattatattatttaaaTTTATTCGGGATTTTATACGTGATGCGTAGGAAGAATtgttttcaagatggagaggttagcacaGGAAGGCCAGTGtgtttgctaattcaagagggaaatagttcgttttGGATCGAAACAAAGCTGGTTCTGAACAAAAGAcccattgtacaacattctgaatgaagatcaacaaagataaggacccaatttgggatgctatttcatatatatctgtcgaactgtgctatgctaccgtttgccttgagtcaatgctgttgcTATGtttgctattgtagtaagctaatatgacgatatattgtgttttcgctgtaaaacacttaaagaatcggaaatattgtctgtattcactagCTGTATtcactttcattagctatccaccatatatttttctgaaatgttttatgatgagtaattagtagttgacgttggtgtctgtatttactctggctactcccgtgctatttctgactgtagctataatggtagctatgatggtagcagtaatgtaaaactgatttatagctgaa encodes:
- the h1m gene encoding linker histone H1M encodes the protein MAPKKTVASEEGIASSESPNKDEKVSGKAKSESSKAPDVARKTPLHPPTMIMVKEALQELDSRKGVSSQAIRNYITDKYPSLDQVRLKYMMRKTLNKGIESGVLVRPPNYTASGAQGRFRLAVRGKVKEPKPKATENTDPNVVKASKAGARKTKEKEAVSEKRTTAKKQEKTSEDAKPKKAPGGSKVAPTKKPKATRPAVEGGAEVAAEDQPKALKTTKAAKGEGAAKKGEGAAKKGEGAAKKGEGAAKKGEGAAKKGEGAAKKGEGAAKKGEGAPAARTTGKRGKKGAAE